One Sediminibacillus dalangtanensis genomic region harbors:
- a CDS encoding phosphotransferase, which produces MEQNALQVAKNYQKQRQWGKAAALFQQYMKNNQENCDATVFAAYARSLRFTGETDKAEKVLQTGKRQHPESERILLEFHNLYDFLGQWETAEEIAKSLIKKNPNKPNYHFRLGRTYSFLEKPKQAKKAYRKALEQQHGLSFKQLTTKIQAGFATNPEEVSSTYVFMDGKNNLGAFIHDYKGKKYFTKIASYKNNKVGAGREETFYKQLSADFPQLEGLAPKYIDAQVIDKIAYLTIEWIDAVPAAQKDIKTIIPAVQRLSSIGFQSLNNSYPNPDYVFQYKKGRAISVVHFFTQIHQAIYNEKMFESIQLIMKQHRYLNGVRKIIERLKTVVVGCRLYEFIEPEKHYALLHGDFAFQNVMIDKKTGSPKVIDWTSFTTGPHFIDVARLFTSLLIPYQEVKRLYLEDDQTGGRLSQVEQIFFLYALILFYFQKLGRKGLETELSIYLLPALKDLERLVVEFSQTEEGKHVEKNLSLPEDENALKIKQLEQKLDIIQEERDHLQERLDGVLNSKSWRITMPLRLFTERKQKKR; this is translated from the coding sequence ATGGAGCAAAACGCATTGCAGGTGGCTAAAAACTATCAAAAGCAGCGCCAATGGGGGAAAGCGGCAGCACTTTTTCAGCAGTACATGAAAAACAACCAGGAAAACTGTGATGCTACCGTATTTGCTGCTTATGCGCGCAGTCTGCGTTTTACCGGAGAGACAGATAAGGCAGAAAAAGTCCTGCAAACAGGAAAACGACAGCATCCTGAAAGTGAACGGATTTTATTGGAATTCCATAACCTTTATGACTTTTTAGGGCAATGGGAGACTGCTGAAGAAATAGCAAAATCCCTGATCAAGAAAAACCCCAACAAACCAAACTACCATTTCCGATTGGGAAGGACCTATTCGTTTTTAGAGAAACCAAAGCAGGCAAAAAAAGCCTATCGGAAAGCATTGGAGCAGCAGCACGGCCTTTCCTTCAAACAGCTGACAACAAAAATCCAAGCCGGTTTCGCAACAAATCCCGAGGAGGTCTCTTCGACCTATGTATTCATGGACGGGAAGAACAATTTAGGTGCCTTCATCCACGACTATAAAGGAAAGAAATACTTTACAAAAATTGCTTCTTATAAAAACAACAAGGTGGGCGCCGGCCGGGAAGAAACCTTCTACAAGCAATTGTCCGCAGACTTTCCGCAACTGGAAGGCTTGGCACCGAAGTATATCGATGCACAAGTGATCGATAAAATCGCTTATTTAACGATTGAATGGATAGATGCTGTCCCGGCTGCACAAAAAGATATCAAAACGATTATCCCGGCAGTCCAGCGTTTATCCAGTATTGGTTTTCAGTCGCTTAACAACAGCTATCCAAATCCTGATTATGTTTTCCAATACAAAAAAGGCCGTGCCATTTCGGTCGTACATTTTTTCACCCAGATTCATCAGGCAATCTATAATGAGAAAATGTTTGAATCGATACAATTGATCATGAAGCAGCATCGTTACCTAAACGGTGTCAGGAAAATCATCGAGCGATTGAAGACGGTTGTGGTGGGATGCCGATTGTATGAATTTATCGAACCGGAAAAACATTATGCATTGTTGCACGGCGATTTTGCTTTTCAAAATGTGATGATCGACAAAAAAACCGGATCGCCGAAAGTCATCGACTGGACTTCTTTTACAACGGGACCACATTTTATCGATGTCGCCAGGCTGTTTACGAGCCTGCTGATTCCTTACCAGGAAGTGAAACGACTATATTTGGAGGATGATCAAACCGGAGGAAGACTCTCTCAAGTGGAACAAATCTTCTTTTTATACGCACTCATACTCTTTTATTTCCAGAAGCTTGGCCGAAAAGGGCTAGAGACCGAGTTGTCTATTTACTTGCTACCTGCTCTTAAAGACTTGGAAAGACTGGTAGTGGAATTTTCACAAACGGAAGAAGGGAAACATGTGGAGAAAAACCTATCCTTGCCAGAAGACGAAAATGCTTTAAAAATCAAGCAGCTGGAGCAAAAGCTGGACATCATCCAGGAGGAACGGGACCATTTGCAGGAGCGACTAGATGGGGTGTTGAATAGCAAGTCGTGGCGGATTACCATGCCGCTTCGCTTATTTACCGAACGGAAACAAAAAAAGCGTTAG
- a CDS encoding dicarboxylate/amino acid:cation symporter: MKKVWRGYLDTSLIVKITTALILGVITGLLFGSEASILEPLGDLLIRLLKFLIIPLVLFTLMVGINQTKTGSLGRTGGKVFLYYIVSSAFAIIIGVTIAGVFQPGTGMTLGNSEAVEVPDNPGMASVLLNIVPDNIATAFTELNLLGIIFTAFAFGIAISSLRSSENYAELGENVYNVINGLNEATLTIMKVILQYVPIGIFAIVANTVGSQGFDTLLELGNMVAVLYIALIAQVLLYAVFLLLAKFSPGRFFSQARTPMLTAFATQSSSGTLPLTLNAADNLGLSRSLYGFNLPLGATINMDGAAIRIAVSAVFAANIIGDPLSFTDMLQVVLIGTLASIGTAGVPGAGIIMIATVFAQLNLPMEAVGLLTAIDALVGMGCTALNVTGDLVGTSIIDKTEARKPKTAANG, translated from the coding sequence ATGAAAAAAGTATGGAGAGGCTACCTTGATACATCCTTGATTGTTAAAATAACCACCGCCCTTATACTCGGCGTCATAACCGGCCTTCTATTTGGCAGTGAGGCGTCCATATTAGAACCACTTGGCGATTTATTGATACGTCTGCTTAAATTCCTGATCATTCCTTTGGTATTGTTTACGCTGATGGTAGGCATCAATCAAACGAAAACCGGCAGTCTCGGAAGGACGGGCGGGAAAGTGTTCCTTTACTACATTGTTTCCTCTGCCTTTGCCATTATCATCGGCGTTACCATCGCCGGCGTTTTCCAACCGGGTACCGGGATGACCCTGGGAAACAGTGAAGCGGTCGAGGTTCCGGACAATCCAGGTATGGCAAGTGTCTTGCTCAATATCGTTCCGGACAATATTGCCACGGCTTTTACGGAGCTGAATCTGCTCGGAATCATTTTTACTGCTTTTGCATTCGGAATCGCCATTTCTTCTCTGCGTTCTTCAGAAAACTATGCGGAACTGGGGGAAAATGTCTATAACGTCATCAACGGATTGAATGAAGCAACACTGACCATCATGAAGGTGATCCTGCAATATGTCCCGATTGGGATTTTTGCGATTGTCGCAAACACAGTCGGCAGCCAGGGGTTCGATACGTTACTTGAACTTGGCAACATGGTTGCCGTTCTTTATATCGCCTTGATTGCCCAAGTTCTGCTATATGCCGTTTTCCTTCTTCTGGCCAAGTTCAGCCCGGGGCGCTTTTTCTCCCAGGCTCGAACTCCGATGCTGACCGCGTTCGCCACCCAAAGCAGTTCAGGGACATTACCGTTGACCTTGAACGCTGCTGATAATTTAGGACTGTCCCGCAGCCTCTACGGTTTCAACCTGCCGCTCGGAGCCACGATAAACATGGATGGTGCAGCCATCCGAATCGCCGTTTCTGCAGTTTTTGCGGCCAATATAATCGGTGACCCGCTTAGCTTTACGGATATGCTGCAGGTTGTATTAATCGGGACACTCGCCTCGATCGGCACGGCGGGTGTTCCCGGGGCCGGAATCATCATGATCGCCACGGTTTTCGCCCAGCTGAACCTGCCGATGGAAGCAGTCGGTCTTCTGACAGCTATCGATGCCCTTGTCGGGATGGGCTGTACCGCCCTCAATGTCACCGGCGACCTGGTCGGCACCTCGATTATTGACAAAACCGAAGCAAGAAAACCAAAAACAGCTGCCAATGGATGA
- the hxlA gene encoding 3-hexulose-6-phosphate synthase translates to MKLQLALDLVNIPQAIELIKEVEEHIDIVEIGTPIINSEGHRAVREVKDAFPDLTVLADVKIMDAAGYEVAQASAAGADIVTILGAAEDSSIKGAVEEARKQGKEILVDMIAVKDIKTRAEELDQLGADYICVHTGYDLQAEGKDSFEDLRTIKQVVKNAKTAIAGGIKRETLPEVMKAQPDLIIVGGGITSKDDKKTEAAKIKQMIDEGVNQ, encoded by the coding sequence ATGAAATTACAGTTAGCTTTAGACTTAGTGAATATCCCACAAGCTATTGAATTGATAAAGGAAGTAGAAGAGCATATTGATATTGTGGAGATCGGGACACCGATTATAAATAGTGAAGGGCATCGAGCAGTTCGTGAAGTAAAAGACGCTTTTCCTGACTTGACGGTACTTGCAGATGTCAAAATTATGGATGCTGCAGGATATGAAGTGGCCCAAGCTTCCGCTGCAGGCGCCGACATTGTCACCATACTGGGCGCTGCCGAGGATAGTTCCATAAAGGGAGCTGTGGAAGAAGCAAGAAAACAAGGCAAAGAAATTCTTGTCGACATGATTGCGGTAAAAGATATAAAGACGCGTGCAGAGGAGCTTGACCAGCTTGGCGCAGATTATATTTGTGTGCATACAGGATATGACCTCCAAGCAGAAGGCAAGGATTCATTTGAAGATCTGCGTACCATCAAGCAGGTTGTCAAAAACGCCAAGACAGCGATCGCTGGGGGGATAAAACGGGAAACATTGCCTGAAGTAATGAAAGCACAACCGGACCTCATCATTGTCGGCGGTGGCATCACTAGTAAGGATGATAAAAAAACGGAAGCAGCCAAAATCAAGCAAATGATTGATGAAGGCGTGAACCAATAA
- a CDS encoding anti-repressor SinI family protein — protein MDFYEKLDQEWVDLMVEAKDLGIGIEELQEFLKKQGQFKRNVTYYALIAKQEQSKVNQTGEA, from the coding sequence GTGGACTTTTATGAAAAGCTTGATCAGGAGTGGGTGGATTTGATGGTAGAAGCGAAGGATCTAGGGATCGGGATAGAGGAGTTGCAGGAGTTTTTAAAAAAACAAGGTCAGTTTAAGCGGAATGTCACGTACTATGCGTTGATTGCCAAACAGGAGCAAAGCAAGGTGAATCAAACCGGGGAGGCCTAA
- a CDS encoding NAD(P)-dependent alcohol dehydrogenase gives MKAISYQKYGSPEVLQLKEVEKPVPKEKEILVKVKATTVTVADIRARSFTVPLPVWLLARIALGVRHPKKEILGMELAGEVESVGKEVKRFKEGDQIFAASLVDFGAYAEYKCLPEDGSVSIKPNNLTFEEAAAIPIGARTALFHLRKANIQSGQKVLVYGASGSVGSYAVQIAKYLGAIVTGVCSTTNVDMVKSLGADKVIDYTTEDFSSMGETYDVIFEAVDKSSFSACMKSLKKEGTYINVAVSLPRGRMLWTQLTSGRKIILGKNSPENPEALSFLKELVEAGDLKVVIDRYYALEEIVEAHRYVERGHKKGNVVINMERPNTSKQMNAT, from the coding sequence ATGAAAGCAATCTCGTACCAAAAGTATGGTTCCCCCGAAGTTCTTCAACTGAAAGAGGTAGAAAAACCTGTTCCTAAGGAAAAGGAAATACTGGTGAAAGTAAAAGCGACAACTGTAACAGTAGCAGATATCCGTGCACGGAGTTTTACAGTTCCTCTCCCCGTTTGGCTGCTTGCCCGAATAGCATTGGGTGTTAGACACCCCAAAAAAGAAATATTGGGGATGGAGCTGGCTGGAGAAGTAGAGTCAGTAGGAAAAGAGGTCAAGCGATTTAAGGAAGGGGATCAAATTTTTGCAGCTTCCCTAGTGGATTTTGGGGCTTATGCAGAGTATAAGTGCCTGCCTGAAGACGGATCAGTATCTATTAAACCCAACAATTTAACCTTTGAGGAAGCCGCAGCTATCCCAATAGGGGCACGTACAGCACTATTTCATCTTAGAAAAGCTAACATTCAGAGTGGTCAAAAGGTGCTTGTTTATGGCGCATCGGGAAGTGTAGGAAGCTATGCCGTACAAATTGCCAAGTATCTTGGTGCAATCGTTACAGGTGTATGCAGTACCACGAATGTAGATATGGTAAAATCGCTAGGAGCCGATAAAGTAATTGATTACACTACCGAAGATTTCTCTAGTATGGGAGAGACTTATGATGTTATTTTTGAAGCGGTAGATAAGAGCTCGTTTTCAGCTTGTATGAAATCCCTCAAGAAGGAAGGAACCTATATAAATGTCGCTGTGTCGTTACCACGTGGTAGAATGCTATGGACTCAATTGACAAGCGGCAGGAAAATAATTTTGGGTAAAAATTCACCAGAAAATCCTGAAGCCTTAAGCTTCCTCAAAGAACTTGTTGAGGCGGGGGACTTAAAAGTGGTCATTGACAGGTACTATGCGTTGGAAGAGATTGTGGAAGCCCATAGATATGTAGAGAGAGGACACAAAAAGGGAAATGTCGTCATAAATATGGAACGTCCCAATACATCCAAACAAATGAACGCCACCTAA
- a CDS encoding MerR family transcriptional regulator, with protein MMRIGEFVKEMKTTKDTVRHYEDLELLEPAWNNGQRLYGLQQKRDFEAIREMKSLGLSLKDIQAIVRLRRMNGCGSEHLIKGVSETLMVMQERLGEEEQAIRNKKRMVKELLGALRKSELERKPSTSG; from the coding sequence ATGATGAGAATCGGAGAATTTGTAAAAGAAATGAAAACGACAAAGGACACTGTTCGTCATTATGAAGATCTTGAATTGCTTGAACCCGCATGGAATAATGGCCAGCGGTTATATGGATTGCAGCAAAAACGCGATTTTGAGGCAATTCGGGAAATGAAATCACTCGGACTTTCATTAAAGGATATTCAGGCTATCGTTAGGTTGAGGCGGATGAATGGCTGTGGTTCCGAACATTTAATAAAGGGTGTTTCGGAAACTCTGATGGTAATGCAGGAAAGACTGGGAGAGGAAGAGCAGGCAATAAGGAATAAAAAGCGGATGGTAAAAGAATTGCTGGGAGCTTTACGAAAAAGCGAGCTGGAAAGGAAGCCATCAACTTCCGGCTAA
- the hxlB gene encoding 6-phospho-3-hexuloisomerase, with product MAYTDEILGELKQTLNRVDTQQVEGLVNAIIGAEKIFVAGGGRSGLMGKSFVMRLMHIGFEPYVVGETVTPSLLPGDLFIVGSGSGETQSLAAMTEKAKKIGARVAAVTINPDSTIGKMADNVLEVPAQAKADNASGKSIQPMGSLFEQSLLLLFDSIILRLMEKKDMQSDKMYGRHANLE from the coding sequence ATGGCCTATACCGACGAAATTTTAGGAGAGCTGAAACAAACCCTGAATAGGGTGGATACTCAGCAGGTAGAGGGTTTGGTGAATGCTATTATTGGCGCTGAGAAAATCTTTGTTGCAGGCGGTGGACGTTCTGGACTTATGGGGAAATCCTTTGTGATGCGGTTGATGCATATAGGATTTGAACCTTACGTAGTCGGAGAAACGGTTACCCCAAGTTTGTTACCGGGAGATTTGTTTATTGTCGGCTCCGGTTCAGGCGAAACACAGAGTTTGGCAGCCATGACGGAGAAAGCAAAAAAAATTGGTGCAAGGGTTGCCGCTGTTACTATAAACCCCGATTCCACGATTGGAAAAATGGCTGACAACGTCCTAGAAGTCCCGGCGCAGGCAAAAGCAGACAACGCTAGCGGAAAATCCATCCAGCCGATGGGGTCGTTATTTGAACAATCGCTGCTCCTGTTGTTTGATTCTATTATATTACGACTTATGGAAAAAAAGGACATGCAATCAGACAAAATGTATGGAAGACATGCCAATTTAGAGTAA
- a CDS encoding carbon starvation CstA family protein — MVTFFAALILLILGYVFYGKFVERTFGIDDQTLTPAYTKRDNLDFVPMSWWKGNLIQLLNIAGLGPIYGAVAGALYGPVAFIWIVIGSIFAGAVHDYFSGMMSLRHNGAQFPALVGRYLGKPAKVFINGLSLVLMLLVAAAFTAGPAQLISQITPLSFMVALIIIFGYFFLATILPVNRIIGKIYPLLGAILLIMAVAVAIGTIVSGKPMPNLTMANLHPGDLPIWPLLMVTISCGAISGFHCTQSPIMACTMKKESDGRKIFYGAMIMEGVIALIWAAAGMTFFNGTTGLSEALAAGGPSGVVNEISTSLLGTIGGILAIFGVIILPITTGDTALRSSRMIATDVLSKFYRMDSKWKVLLVTVPISIPAFFLATIDYTFLWRYVGWTNQVVATVMLWTGTLYLLKNFKLHWICGIPAVFMTGVVCMYIFYAPEGLNLDYQLSAIIGFTLTFVVILWYASQIIKYRSIKQKSAQYNIA, encoded by the coding sequence ATGGTAACATTTTTTGCGGCACTCATCTTACTTATTCTCGGTTATGTATTCTATGGGAAATTTGTAGAACGGACTTTTGGAATCGATGATCAAACACTTACTCCTGCCTATACTAAGCGGGACAATCTGGATTTTGTACCGATGAGCTGGTGGAAGGGCAACCTCATTCAGCTATTGAATATCGCCGGTCTCGGTCCGATTTATGGGGCGGTAGCAGGTGCCCTTTATGGGCCAGTGGCATTTATATGGATCGTAATCGGCAGTATCTTTGCCGGGGCGGTACACGACTATTTTTCCGGCATGATGTCGCTTCGCCATAATGGCGCACAGTTTCCGGCACTGGTAGGCCGTTACTTAGGAAAACCGGCGAAGGTGTTTATTAACGGTCTTTCGCTCGTGCTGATGCTGCTGGTTGCAGCCGCTTTTACAGCGGGACCTGCCCAGTTGATTTCGCAAATAACACCGCTTAGCTTTATGGTTGCTTTGATCATTATCTTCGGGTATTTCTTCTTAGCGACTATTCTTCCTGTCAATCGGATTATTGGCAAAATTTATCCGTTGCTTGGAGCGATTTTGCTTATCATGGCGGTGGCCGTTGCGATTGGTACGATTGTATCCGGCAAACCGATGCCGAACCTGACGATGGCGAATCTCCATCCAGGGGATCTGCCAATATGGCCATTGCTAATGGTCACCATTTCTTGCGGGGCGATTTCCGGGTTCCATTGTACCCAAAGTCCAATTATGGCCTGTACGATGAAAAAGGAATCTGATGGACGTAAAATCTTTTATGGAGCAATGATTATGGAAGGGGTAATTGCATTGATTTGGGCGGCTGCCGGAATGACATTTTTTAACGGAACAACTGGTCTTTCGGAAGCACTAGCTGCAGGCGGTCCGTCCGGAGTGGTGAATGAAATTTCTACCTCGTTACTAGGTACGATTGGCGGGATTCTTGCCATTTTCGGAGTTATCATTCTGCCGATAACAACCGGTGATACGGCACTTCGTTCATCCAGGATGATTGCTACGGATGTTTTGTCTAAATTCTATCGGATGGACAGCAAGTGGAAAGTACTGCTTGTCACGGTTCCGATTTCCATCCCGGCATTTTTCCTGGCCACGATCGATTACACGTTTCTATGGAGGTATGTAGGCTGGACTAATCAGGTCGTGGCCACAGTAATGCTCTGGACTGGAACTTTGTATTTGCTGAAGAATTTCAAGCTGCATTGGATTTGCGGCATTCCGGCTGTTTTTATGACCGGTGTTGTCTGTATGTACATCTTCTATGCGCCCGAAGGCTTGAACCTTGATTACCAGCTGTCTGCCATTATCGGATTTACGCTTACCTTTGTTGTCATTCTGTGGTATGCCAGCCAAATCATCAAATACCGCAGTATCAAGCAGAAAAGTGCCCAATACAACATCGCGTAA
- a CDS encoding winged helix-turn-helix transcriptional regulator has translation MGHVCEKEYNCEKELTLSVIGGKWKMIILWHLGREGTKRFNELKRLIPGITQRMLITQLRELESDFIVHRDVYPVVPPKVEYSLTEQGKSLMPVLERMYDWGKTYKTYLDKEVPGSIHIKETTEKSQ, from the coding sequence ATGGGACACGTGTGCGAAAAAGAATATAACTGTGAAAAAGAACTAACACTTTCGGTAATTGGCGGGAAGTGGAAAATGATTATCTTATGGCATCTGGGAAGGGAAGGGACCAAACGATTTAACGAACTTAAAAGGCTTATACCAGGAATTACACAAAGAATGCTGATAACACAGCTTCGTGAGTTAGAGTCAGATTTCATCGTGCATAGAGACGTGTATCCAGTCGTTCCTCCCAAGGTAGAGTATTCGTTGACCGAACAAGGTAAATCCCTTATGCCGGTGTTGGAAAGAATGTATGATTGGGGCAAAACATACAAAACCTATTTAGACAAGGAAGTCCCCGGTTCAATCCATATTAAAGAAACTACGGAGAAATCGCAGTAA
- the rlmN gene encoding 23S rRNA (adenine(2503)-C(2))-methyltransferase RlmN, whose product MNKQSIYGLTFDQLTSWLTEHGQKKFRAKQVWDWLYKKRVTAFKDMKNVNKDCIELLEEHFVVQTLKQAIKQESKDGTIKFLFELQDGNLIETVLMRFNYGLSVCVTTQVGCNIGCTFCASGLLRKNRDLSSGEIVEQIMNVQHHLDGAGKDERVSHIVVMGIGEPFDNYTNMMDFFRVVNDQKGLSIGARHITVSTSGLAHRIYDFADEDIQINLAVSLHAPNNELRTKIMKINKAFPLEKLMPAVDYYLEKTNRRITFEYILLRDVNDHKEEALELARLLKDKRHLSYVNLIPYNPVDEHNQYQRSTKQAILDFYETLMDQGINCGVRVEQGSDIDAACGQLRSKQIKKDRAKATV is encoded by the coding sequence ATGAACAAACAATCCATTTATGGATTAACTTTCGATCAACTGACGTCTTGGCTTACCGAGCATGGTCAGAAAAAGTTCCGTGCCAAGCAGGTTTGGGATTGGTTATATAAAAAACGGGTTACCGCTTTTAAAGATATGAAAAACGTGAATAAGGACTGCATTGAATTGCTGGAGGAACACTTTGTCGTGCAGACATTGAAACAGGCGATCAAGCAGGAATCAAAAGATGGGACAATCAAGTTCCTGTTCGAGCTTCAGGATGGAAACCTGATCGAAACGGTATTGATGCGATTCAATTATGGACTTTCGGTCTGTGTGACCACGCAGGTTGGCTGTAACATCGGCTGTACATTCTGTGCCAGCGGCTTGCTGCGAAAAAATCGCGACCTTTCCAGCGGCGAAATTGTTGAACAAATCATGAATGTCCAACATCATTTAGATGGTGCGGGCAAGGATGAGAGGGTCAGCCACATTGTCGTCATGGGTATCGGCGAACCGTTCGATAACTACACGAATATGATGGACTTCTTCCGGGTGGTCAATGACCAGAAGGGGCTTTCCATCGGGGCGAGACATATCACCGTTTCTACAAGCGGGCTTGCCCACCGGATCTATGACTTTGCGGACGAAGACATTCAAATCAACCTGGCTGTTTCTCTGCACGCGCCGAATAACGAATTGCGCACGAAAATCATGAAAATCAACAAGGCATTCCCATTGGAAAAGCTGATGCCTGCTGTTGATTATTATCTCGAAAAAACAAACCGCAGGATCACCTTCGAGTATATCCTGTTAAGGGATGTCAACGACCATAAAGAAGAGGCGCTGGAGCTTGCCAGGCTGTTGAAGGACAAACGCCATTTGTCCTACGTCAATCTGATCCCGTACAATCCGGTTGATGAACACAATCAATATCAGCGCAGCACGAAACAGGCCATCCTCGATTTTTATGAAACATTGATGGACCAGGGAATCAATTGCGGTGTCCGCGTTGAACAAGGTTCCGATATCGATGCTGCCTGCGGACAACTGCGAAGCAAACAAATCAAGAAAGACAGAGCGAAAGCGACTGTTTAA
- a CDS encoding DUF2628 domain-containing protein codes for MKVTLQNEAGLTKVVKVGFSWTTFFFGFFPALFRGDLKWAAIMFIIEAILGSFTLGIGAWISGVVFSFVYNKIYIKELIEKGYKPADETAKAQLEQKQILSPTA; via the coding sequence ATGAAAGTTACACTGCAAAATGAAGCGGGTTTAACAAAAGTAGTGAAGGTAGGCTTTAGTTGGACTACTTTCTTTTTTGGATTTTTCCCTGCCTTGTTCCGCGGGGATTTAAAATGGGCGGCGATTATGTTCATAATTGAAGCCATTCTTGGTTCTTTTACATTAGGAATTGGGGCTTGGATAAGCGGGGTAGTTTTTTCCTTTGTCTATAACAAAATCTACATAAAAGAGCTTATCGAGAAAGGCTACAAACCTGCTGATGAAACAGCCAAAGCGCAATTAGAGCAAAAACAAATCCTTTCTCCAACAGCTTAA
- a CDS encoding alpha/beta hydrolase, which yields MSCMKRGDLTIHYQWIESQDPFANETLILIHGVGLDMYSWDFVIPYFRKHYHILRYDLRGHGDSDAGREKRNIDLLTEDLTFLMKELSIEAYHLIGQGLGGFIGIKIAGQQPDQLRTVVLFSVPIHYPKQMGDKVVSQRKYMVDGKDNMLAMGKEIVDKACYIPTEAKASTLLNAYKKVSTTVYFELFHTGFGPDGVENLRRIRVPILILSGSEDIIFPPELSSAILNFNPNARCYTVPEAAFMIQMDQPKLVADWIDGFIKKHRNSTSFISLQEYDYQKHLTSELYSEIRGLMQQEMETSGQDNILLVNTIHGFSVYLNGNRLFEGWGKRKAKQLLIYLSIQQSATREELCDLFWPEADLDNARNRLRVALHHLKQLLEKNNFAYESPILITDREHVFLQAKVKSDLQSLIDAIRLANRLKGDEEKVARFKQLLSEQSENMMPGLYEDWFLEMRSWIEKQWADMALFLADWFEDARDYKSAAFYLELYGSYYGEDEELNDRMLYLKEPRNSYKNKLK from the coding sequence ATGTCCTGCATGAAACGTGGTGATTTAACGATTCATTACCAGTGGATTGAATCGCAAGACCCGTTTGCCAACGAAACGCTGATTCTTATCCATGGAGTTGGCTTGGATATGTACTCATGGGATTTTGTCATTCCTTATTTTCGTAAACATTATCATATTTTACGCTATGATTTGCGAGGTCATGGAGACAGCGATGCAGGCAGGGAGAAAAGAAACATCGATTTGCTGACAGAGGATCTTACCTTCTTGATGAAGGAATTATCAATAGAAGCATATCATTTAATCGGACAGGGGCTGGGTGGGTTTATCGGTATCAAGATAGCGGGGCAGCAGCCTGACCAATTGAGGACAGTGGTATTGTTCAGTGTACCCATCCATTATCCGAAACAGATGGGGGACAAGGTTGTCAGTCAGAGGAAGTATATGGTTGACGGGAAGGACAACATGCTGGCCATGGGAAAAGAAATCGTCGATAAAGCTTGCTATATACCCACAGAAGCAAAGGCTTCTACACTGCTGAATGCTTACAAAAAGGTATCTACGACGGTCTACTTTGAATTGTTCCACACCGGTTTTGGCCCAGATGGGGTCGAAAACCTACGCAGGATAAGGGTTCCTATTCTGATTTTGTCCGGTTCAGAGGATATTATATTTCCACCTGAACTTTCCAGTGCCATCCTGAATTTTAATCCGAATGCAAGGTGTTATACCGTGCCTGAGGCTGCATTCATGATTCAAATGGATCAGCCAAAATTGGTTGCCGACTGGATCGACGGTTTCATCAAGAAACATCGGAATTCCACTTCTTTCATCAGTTTGCAGGAATATGACTACCAAAAACACCTGACGTCTGAATTGTACTCCGAAATAAGAGGGTTGATGCAGCAGGAAATGGAAACATCCGGACAGGACAATATTCTTCTGGTAAATACGATCCATGGTTTTTCGGTTTATTTGAATGGTAACCGATTATTTGAAGGATGGGGAAAACGGAAGGCGAAACAGCTCCTAATCTATTTGAGCATTCAACAATCAGCAACCAGAGAGGAGCTTTGTGACCTATTCTGGCCTGAAGCCGACTTGGACAACGCCAGGAATCGTCTGCGTGTAGCATTGCATCATTTGAAACAGTTGTTGGAAAAAAATAATTTTGCCTATGAAAGTCCAATATTGATAACGGACAGGGAACATGTTTTTCTCCAAGCAAAAGTAAAATCGGATCTCCAGAGTCTAATCGATGCAATCCGTCTGGCAAATCGCTTGAAAGGCGACGAAGAAAAGGTGGCAAGATTTAAACAGCTGCTGTCTGAACAGAGTGAAAACATGATGCCTGGATTATATGAAGACTGGTTTCTTGAAATGCGCAGCTGGATTGAGAAGCAATGGGCTGACATGGCTTTGTTTTTGGCCGACTGGTTTGAAGATGCAAGGGATTATAAATCAGCTGCTTTCTATCTGGAATTATACGGTAGCTACTATGGTGAAGACGAGGAACTGAACGATCGGATGCTGTATTTGAAGGAACCTCGGAATTCATATAAAAACAAACTAAAATGA